TACCAGAGGCTTGGCAAGTTCATAGAAGGCGAAGGAGGCAGGCTCGACAGGTCTCCTAAATTCTATTTCCTTAAAAGAAAAAAGGTATAATAAATAATGGCTGTGCTCGAGATAAAGAAATACCCGGATACAATCCTTACCGAGAAAGCTGTATCCGTGGATGGACTGAGCAAAAGGCACCTGCGTCTCATAGATAACATGATTGAGACCATGTATGCCGCACCTGGCATAGGGCTTGCCGCACCACAGGTTGGAGTCTCGGAAAGGATTATAGTAACCGATATAAGTAAGGCTGATGAGTTGTCCTCCCTTGTCGTCCTTGTCAACCCTGAGATTGTCCTAAAAGAAGGCTTAATTGAAAGCGATGAGGGATGCCTGAGTGTGCCAGGACTCACTGTAAACATAAAAAGGGCTGAAAGGGTTATTGTCAGAGGACTCGATAGAAACGGAAAAGCAATCGAGATACAAGCAGAGGGGCTTTTATCCCGAGTACTTCAGCACGAGATAGACCACATAGATGGAATCCTTATCTTAAACAGAATAAGCTTTATCAAAAGAGAGTTTTATAAGAAGCGCCTTCATAAGACAGCGCTAACAGTTAAATAGCGAGTGATGGCTGAGGGGAAGCTCACTAAAAACATAATCTATTTTGGAACACCAGAGTTCTCTGTCCCTTCATTGGATGGTATCTTGAGAGCAGGGTTACAGGTCCCTTTGGTTGTCACCCAGAGCGACAAGCCAAAAGGCAGAGGCCATGTCATGGCAATGCCTCCTGTCAAGGAATTTGCCATCTCTCATGGCATAAGGGTCATTCAGCCTCTAAGGCTAAAGGATGAAAATTTTATCGATACCCTTAAATCCATAAACCCGGACTTTATAGTAGTTGTTGCTTATGGAAGAATACTTCCAAAGGCAATACTTGACATCCCAAAGGTTGCACCCATAAACCTTCATGCATCCTTGCTTCCAAAATTGAGGGGTGCATCGCCCATTGCATGGGCTATAATAAACGGAGAAACTAAAACAGGGGTTACTACCATGGTGATGTCAGAGGGACTTGACGAAGGCGATATACTCCTCAGGGAAGAGGTCGAGATTACCGATGACGACACAGCAAAGACACTCGGAATAAGGCTTTCGGTTGTGGGCTCAGGGCTTTTAGTAAGAACACTTGAGGGACTCATTAATGGCTCGGTAAAAAAAACACCTCAGATAGGCACACCGAGCTATGCACCACCTCTTAAAAAACAGGATGGACGAATCGACTGGAGAAGGTCTGCAAGAGAGATTTTTCTCTTTATAAGAGGCATGGAGCCGTGGCCAGGGGCATACACGAGAATCGGCAATGAGACAGTTAAGATTCTCAAGGCTAAGCCATTGGATGGCACTGGCACAGAAGGTAGGATAGAGACAGTAACAGGGGACTCTATAACCATTGGAACTGCCAAAGGACTTCTTTCGGTCATAGAGGTTAAACCCCAAGGGAAAAGGGCAATGTCCGTAAAAGAATTCCTTCAGGGAAGAAGGCTTAAAGGAGGAGAGCTTCTCATATGAGCTACAGGTTCCTGAGAGGGGTTTTGCTTAAGCTTTGCTATCCACTTTTAATGCTCATAGGCTCTTTTTGGAAAAAAGAACAACTTCAGTCATTCGTCATAAACCTCAATAATAGGCTTGTCAAAAAGGAAAAGCCAAGGGTTAAAAAACTCCTTCTACTTCTTCCGCATTGCCTTCAGATAGATGAGTGTAAAATCAGGCTCACGCATAACATATACAATTGCGAGGGATGCGGAAAGTGCGAGATAAAAAACCTGATTGAGCTCGCAGAAAGATATAAGCTTAACCTTTTCGTTGCAACAGGAGGCACTCTGGCAAGAAGAATAGTTAGCGATGTAAAGCCTGAAGCCATTGTGGCAGTTGCATGCGAGATGGACCTTAGTAGTGGAATCCCGGACACATATCCGCTTCCAGTCATAGGGATTCCAAATGAAAGGCCATTTGGACCCTGCCTTAATACGAAAGTAGACCTCGAGAAGGTAAAAGAGGCTATAAGCTTTCTGAGCGGGAATTGAGACCTACGCCCTAACCCCTTACTCAATACCCATGTTTTTTAATCGGTATCTATCATCACCTTCAGCATTCTTACTGCCATGTGCCTCTGCCTTTTGTCTTTAAGCCTTCTGAAGGTAGTCAAGATCTCTATCTCATCATCTGCCATCTCTTCTATGATGGATTTATTGTTTTCTCTGATGAATATGCTTATGGGCACATGAAGGGCGTCTGCAACCTGCCTGAGCCTTCTTATGGTAAGCTCTGACCTGCCTCTTTCGTATTTCTGGACCTGCTGGTAGGTAAGGCTGAGTTTATCGGCAAGCCCCATCTGTGTCATGCCCGATGTCTTTCTGAGATGTCTTATAAGACCCCCTATATTTACCTCTGCCATTTTCCACCTCCCTTACTTCTACCTACTTCCTATAAAAGATTGACTGAAAATATAAAAACATATAAAATGCATATACAGCAGGCTTACCCTTAGTTTTCGGCTGAAAGATAAGCCTGCCTTGCGTGGGCTTCAGGCTTAGTGGCGTTTTTATGCCTGTCCTTAGCCCCGCTTTTATGACTTTTATGTCATAATTTGGCTTAAATTATAGACATTAATTTCATATATGTCAAGTAAAAACGACATGGGTTTAGAAAAATACGACACAATTGGGAAAAGACTCCGCTACTTCAGGGAGGAAGACCTCGGCGAGCCGAGGGAGAAGTTCGTCCATGGGCTTGACATCACACCGAGAACACTTGAAAGATACGAAAGCGATGAATCCCACCCTGATGCACAGTTTCTTACAAAGCTCAATGCAAAATATCAAGGTAGCATAAACCTTGACTGGCTCCTTACAGGCAGGGGAAATCTGTACTTAGCCTCTAAGGTTGAACCAGAGACTACAAAAGAGGCATCCACACCATACTCCGATATAATCATTGAAAAGATGCAGGAACAGCTTAGGAGAATCTACAATGAGAGGAATTTCTTAAAGTTAGCTACCCTTCAAAGCCTTCTTAATCTTTTAGACCCAGAAAGTAAGAAAGACTAAAAATCCTTCCTGCAGAGGACTACATACAAAGAGAAGTCTGATGAGGTTCAATCAATCCCATTGGAAGAGGCGATTGAGGCTATAAGCTTTCTGAGTGGGAATTAGTATATCTATGAAAGTGAAAAGGTTGACATCCCTCTGAGGCAGTGGTAAAGTATGCTTGGAGGCATTGAATGGAGCTTTTTGGAATCGCAATAACAATACTTGCTGCAATCCTTACCTATCAGGCATGGAAAAACGGCAGGTGGATGAAGCAGGCACATCAGGACACGCAGAATCTCATAAAAGAAATGCATAAAGATACAACTGAGTCATTCAAAAAGATGGATGATACATTAAGACATATGGACGAGACCGCTAAAGAGTCATTCAAAAGGATGGATGATACCGCTAAAGAGATAGCCAAGAAGACAGAGGATACATTAAGATATATTGCTGACCTGATAGTTGCAGAGGGTCAAAAAACCCGAGCAGTCATAGAGAAGTAAGCTTCCTGTTAGTTAACAGTCTAAGTTAAAGTCTATCCGTTATTGCTCCTTACTCAATGCCCATGTTTTTCAGGACACTCTCTCAAGGCTTTCCCATCAAGACCTCAGGCTCATCAAGAAATCCCTCAAGCTTCTTAGCAGAGCTTTTTCAAGGGTGTAACCAGTTTAACCCCTACTTATCAGCCCATCTTTCATAGTTATAATACGATGAGTCTTTTGTGCAAGCTCCATGTTATGGGTTACGAGTATCACGGTATGTCCCTTTAAATTTAGCTCTTTAAATATGCCGAATATCTCCCTGCCTGTTTTTGTATCGAGATTTCCAGTTGGCTCGTCGGCAAGGATTATTGGCGGCTTATTTACGATTGCCCTTGCGATTGCCACCCTCTGCTGTTCGCCTCCTGAAAGCTCATTTGGAAGCCTTAATGCCTTGTCTTTTATGCCAACCATTTCGAGAGCCCCAAATGCAGTGTCTTCCATGTGGTTTTTGTTTCTTTCTGAAATCGAAAGCGGAAGCATCACATTTTCCAGTGCATTAAGATAGGTTATGAGGTGAAACTGCTGAAATACAAACCCTATATACTGCCTTCTGAAATCGGCAAGCCTTTCTGGGTCAAGCTCTAAGAGCCTGATGCCATCCACTGTTATATCACCGGCTGTGGGTGGTGTAAGCCCGCCTATTATGCTTAGGAGTGTGCTTTTGCCAGAGCCTGACTCTCCTGTAATCGATATAAAATCGCCTTCCATAAGTGAGAGGTCAATGCCCTTCAGGGCAATAAAAGATGTGCCATTTGTATTAAATGTCTTTGTTACAGAGCTTATCTCGATTATCATATCCATCTCAATGCCTCAAGTGGCTCAAGCCTCGATGCCCTCATTGCAGGGTATATACTGCTACTCATTCCCACTATTAGTGCCAATGCCACTGACACTGGCATCATCGAGAGGTCAAATGCCTTCTCATTTATGCCTGTTAGATGGGTCGAAAGTAAAAGCGTAGAGAGGGCTCCAAATGCCCACCCTAAAAACCCTGACACATTGCTCACGACAAATGCCTCTGTGAGTATTATCTTTATTATGTGGGATTTCCTGAATCCGATTGCCCTCAGCACCCCTATCTCCTTTGTCCTTTCGTTTATAGAAGAGGTCATGGAAACAAAAACTATTAAAAACCCGATTGCGAGGACAACGGCTGAGACAGCCATCGAAAACCTAACGACCTGCTCAACGGTCTGCATCCTGAGTGTCATTGCCTGTTTTACAGCAGACACCTTTACATGAGGGAGCTTCTCTCCTATCTGAGCAATAATATCTTCAATCGGACAGGCAGAGCATAATGCACTGACCTCGATAAGGCTTAGCCTTCCGGTTTTCCCAAGAAGCCTCTGAGCCTCCTTGATGTCCATAAAAATGGCTATATCGTCCTCAGATGCATTCTCCTCGAGGATCCCCTTTACTTTATAGTTTCTGCCTCCAAGCTCTATTGTTCCACCTGCTGCAATCCCTAACGACTCTGCGGCTGAACTGCCAATTAGAGTCTCCTCAGGCAAGACACTGAGGTTTAAGGGCATTCGCCTATGAGAGTTGGCATTGCCTTTAAGTCCCCACCACTTTTTGATTCGGAACTCTGATTGAAAGTCCACTCCGACTATGAGATAGCTTCTGTCTTTTATCGTTTGGGCTCCGATGACCTTTCCTGCCACTACGCTTATGTTTTCTTTATTTTTAATGGTCTTTATGAGACCTGCATCTTCCTCCTCGAGCTCTGCCACATCGTATGATGCATCGGTGATTCCAACACCGCCATAGGTCAGAGATATGCTTTTTGTTTTCGGAGTGATAATAATGTTTGCACCAAACTCATCGAGTTTTCTTGCAATATCAGCCTCCATCCGATGAGTTATCGAGGTCATAGAAACAACCATTGCCACTGCTATGGAAAGACCTGCGACGAGGAGAAATGTCTTTCCCTTTCTGCGTCTGAGATTTCCCGTGGATATACGGCTCAGTCTCATCAGAAATAACCTGCTCCGACTTTGATGTCCTCTTCGCTAAGCATGAGGTATTTGCCTTGTACCTGCCTTTCCACTGGAATAGGGTTACATCCTCCACGAAGCTCGTTAATCTTCTCGGAGGGAAATGCCTGACCGCAGTTATTGCAGACCATTAAATCCCCTTCCTGCCTGTAGCCCTTTTTCTCACGGAAACACACATCGCATGCATCGAAGGCAGTCCTTAGAACGCCATCTGAGCTTTTCAGGACAAAGAACCTTATTCCATTTAGACTAAAAAACCTTGCCTTACCATCAGAGACATCCGCTACAGGTATCTTCACAATCCCTGCCTCTGCGTTTACAGGCGTAACCCTGTCTCCACTGCCTGACAACAAGATAAAGCCTACTGCCGAAATCACCAGAATGCCTATTACGATAGCGATTAATTTATTGTTTTTCTTTGGCTCTACCACAAAAGTTTTCTTCTTATCTTTTGACATGTTATCTCCCTTACTTCTTTAATATATAGACCTCAGCCTTCCTGTTTTCCTGTCAAATATAACTCTATCGACGAGTTTTTCGCCTTTATAGATGTCTGCCTTTATGAACCTTCCCTTTGAACTTATATTTTTGACAAATAGGTTTTTCTTTTTGAAATAAGTTTCTATTGCCAAGATAGCCTCTTTGTGTTTCAATTCCTTCTTACAGATGCCATAATTCCTGCATGAGCAATAATCTCCATAAGGTATCACTCTGCCTTTTGGCTCGGCATAAACCAATGGGGCAGAAAGGATTGTGATTAATAGAGCAGTTAGAATCAACCTCTTCATAAGAACATTAAACAATAAAATCTTGAAGAAATTATGAAATCGTTTCCATCTCCTTTTTTTATATGTTCAGATGTTTTCGACTAAGTCTTTGTCTTTATTTGGTTTTTCAGCCATTTCACAGTTCAAATGTTCAGATAAATCATGGTTTTCTTGAACAGAGACACCATTGATTTTTAAGGGATTTTCTTTTGAACCTTCTGTCCGTTCAAATCCCTGTTCAGATAAATTGGGTTTCAGCTTTGAATCTAAAGGATTTTCCTGTTCAAATAACCTTGCCTTAGAAATCTTCTTCATAATACCTCCCTAAGCCAGCTTAAATTAAAAAATATGAAATTGTCCATATGAAATCCTTCACCTGAAATCCTTCACCTTGACAATTTCACGGCTTTTATGATCTCCCTCCGCGTCATTCCCCGAACCCCTCCGCGTCATTCCCCGAACCCCTCCGCGTCATTCCCGCGCAGGCGGGAATCCATTCTTTTAAATATCTTTCAAACGTCATTCTGAATTTATTTTTTTCTAAATCCCTCTCGTTCCCCCTTTAGAAAATTTCAGTGTAATGAAGGAGGCTGAAGGGTTAAAAATAATTCGGAAAACCAAATTTCTTATATGCTAAAATATGCTTATGCCGAGGGGCTTTACTATAATCGAGACCGTGATGGTAATGGTCATAGTTGCCATCCTTTCGGTTGTTTTGCTTTTAAGGTGGGGGGCATCCGATAAGGCAAGGCTCGATTCTTCGGTAAGAAAGATAGTATCCGACATAAGATACGCACAGAAGCTGTCGGTATCCTCGCAGACAAGGGCAGGAATAATATTTTATCCCGATAGCTATGAGGTATATGCAGTAATAAATAGCACTCCGCCAACACTTGCAAACAGCCCAGGGGAACCATGCTCTACGGATAGCTCGGGGAAGTTTGTCGTTAACTTTACGCAGGGTAGATGTAAGGAGTTTGAGGGTGTAACTCTTAGCTATATTACAAACACAATCTCATTTGACTCCATTGGCGGGCTTGTTAATTCTACAGGAGAGGACATAACTGTTAATTATAAAGGGTCAAAGACCCTATCCATAGAGAATAGCACGGGAAGGGTGAGTTATTGAAAAAGAGTGGCTTTACCCTTATAGAGGTGATTATGATAATCGTAATCTCCGCAATAGCAATCCCAGTGCTTTTAGTAATGATGGGGCAGAGCGCAAGACTCGGCGTTCAGCCTGAGCAGGAGATAACTGCATCTAATCTTGGACAGGCACTCATGGAAGAGATATGGTCAAAGGACTTTGACAGCATTACTGGTTTTTCAAATACCA
This genomic interval from Nitrospirota bacterium contains the following:
- the def gene encoding peptide deformylase; amino-acid sequence: MAVLEIKKYPDTILTEKAVSVDGLSKRHLRLIDNMIETMYAAPGIGLAAPQVGVSERIIVTDISKADELSSLVVLVNPEIVLKEGLIESDEGCLSVPGLTVNIKRAERVIVRGLDRNGKAIEIQAEGLLSRVLQHEIDHIDGILILNRISFIKREFYKKRLHKTALTVK
- a CDS encoding methionyl-tRNA formyltransferase; protein product: MAEGKLTKNIIYFGTPEFSVPSLDGILRAGLQVPLVVTQSDKPKGRGHVMAMPPVKEFAISHGIRVIQPLRLKDENFIDTLKSINPDFIVVVAYGRILPKAILDIPKVAPINLHASLLPKLRGASPIAWAIINGETKTGVTTMVMSEGLDEGDILLREEVEITDDDTAKTLGIRLSVVGSGLLVRTLEGLINGSVKKTPQIGTPSYAPPLKKQDGRIDWRRSAREIFLFIRGMEPWPGAYTRIGNETVKILKAKPLDGTGTEGRIETVTGDSITIGTAKGLLSVIEVKPQGKRAMSVKEFLQGRRLKGGELLI
- a CDS encoding DUF116 domain-containing protein, producing MSYRFLRGVLLKLCYPLLMLIGSFWKKEQLQSFVINLNNRLVKKEKPRVKKLLLLLPHCLQIDECKIRLTHNIYNCEGCGKCEIKNLIELAERYKLNLFVATGGTLARRIVSDVKPEAIVAVACEMDLSSGIPDTYPLPVIGIPNERPFGPCLNTKVDLEKVKEAISFLSGN
- a CDS encoding helix-turn-helix transcriptional regulator; translation: MAEVNIGGLIRHLRKTSGMTQMGLADKLSLTYQQVQKYERGRSELTIRRLRQVADALHVPISIFIRENNKSIIEEMADDEIEILTTFRRLKDKRQRHMAVRMLKVMIDTD
- a CDS encoding helix-turn-helix transcriptional regulator, which gives rise to MSSKNDMGLEKYDTIGKRLRYFREEDLGEPREKFVHGLDITPRTLERYESDESHPDAQFLTKLNAKYQGSINLDWLLTGRGNLYLASKVEPETTKEASTPYSDIIIEKMQEQLRRIYNERNFLKLATLQSLLNLLDPESKKD
- a CDS encoding ABC transporter ATP-binding protein, which codes for MIEISSVTKTFNTNGTSFIALKGIDLSLMEGDFISITGESGSGKSTLLSIIGGLTPPTAGDITVDGIRLLELDPERLADFRRQYIGFVFQQFHLITYLNALENVMLPLSISERNKNHMEDTAFGALEMVGIKDKALRLPNELSGGEQQRVAIARAIVNKPPIILADEPTGNLDTKTGREIFGIFKELNLKGHTVILVTHNMELAQKTHRIITMKDGLISRG
- a CDS encoding ABC transporter permease, which encodes MRLSRISTGNLRRRKGKTFLLVAGLSIAVAMVVSMTSITHRMEADIARKLDEFGANIIITPKTKSISLTYGGVGITDASYDVAELEEEDAGLIKTIKNKENISVVAGKVIGAQTIKDRSYLIVGVDFQSEFRIKKWWGLKGNANSHRRMPLNLSVLPEETLIGSSAAESLGIAAGGTIELGGRNYKVKGILEENASEDDIAIFMDIKEAQRLLGKTGRLSLIEVSALCSACPIEDIIAQIGEKLPHVKVSAVKQAMTLRMQTVEQVVRFSMAVSAVVLAIGFLIVFVSMTSSINERTKEIGVLRAIGFRKSHIIKIILTEAFVVSNVSGFLGWAFGALSTLLLSTHLTGINEKAFDLSMMPVSVALALIVGMSSSIYPAMRASRLEPLEALRWI
- a CDS encoding DUF2318 domain-containing protein, which produces MSKDKKKTFVVEPKKNNKLIAIVIGILVISAVGFILLSGSGDRVTPVNAEAGIVKIPVADVSDGKARFFSLNGIRFFVLKSSDGVLRTAFDACDVCFREKKGYRQEGDLMVCNNCGQAFPSEKINELRGGCNPIPVERQVQGKYLMLSEEDIKVGAGYF
- a CDS encoding type II secretion system protein; its protein translation is MPRGFTIIETVMVMVIVAILSVVLLLRWGASDKARLDSSVRKIVSDIRYAQKLSVSSQTRAGIIFYPDSYEVYAVINSTPPTLANSPGEPCSTDSSGKFVVNFTQGRCKEFEGVTLSYITNTISFDSIGGLVNSTGEDITVNYKGSKTLSIENSTGRVSY
- a CDS encoding prepilin-type N-terminal cleavage/methylation domain-containing protein: MKKSGFTLIEVIMIIVISAIAIPVLLVMMGQSARLGVQPEQEITASNLGQALMEEIWSKDFDSITGFSNTITFGGVTFTQNVEVCNVPDSDLNDTSACSISSDYKRIRVAVSSASSSVEIITLRTNYR